ATGCTTTATTTATATGAATATTTAAACCTTCAACTATTAAAACGCCACCAACTAAGACTAAAAATGTTAAAGCTAGAGTTTTTAATTCTTGGAATTTTTCTACTAAATCTCCAATCCATTTACTAGCAATCATCATAAACATCATAGCAATTATTACAGCTAATATCATAATACTAAGCTCATCAGCAATTCCTACCGCAGTAATTACACTATCTAAAGAAAAAATTATATCAATTAAAGCAATTTCAATTATTACAACAAAGAAATTTGAACTAGCCTTAAAATTACTATTATCACTATGCTCGTTTTTTTGCATTGATATTAGTTCTTTAATTGATTTAATTATTAAAAATATTCCCCCACCAATTAAGACAATATCTCTACCGCTAAAATCTTGACCTAAGATATTAAATAAAGGTTTTGTAAGTTTAACAAGCCAAAAGATACTAAATAAAAGTGCTATACGAGTTAGCATAGCAAAACCAAGTCCTAAAATACGGCCTTTATTTTGAAGGTGTTTTGGTAATTTACTTACTAAAATAGTAAGAAAAATAATATTATCTATTCCTAAAACTATCTCAAGTAATACTAAAGTTACGAAAGATAATATGCCTTCTGAAGTGAAAATCCATTCAAACATAATTGTCCTTTTTATTGATTAAAAAATGCTATCCTAACCGAAATTTTTTAAAGGAGATTAAATGAGATTAGAACACGATTTTTTAGGCGAACTTGAAATTGCTGATGATATTTATTATGGAGTTCAGACCTTAAGAGCAGTGCAAAATTTTGACATTTCAGGAAAGCGTTTAAAGGACTTTCCAAGACTAATTATATCTTTTGCGAAAGTAAAAAAAGCAGCAGCTTTAGCTAATTATGAATTAGGCTTAATTAATGAAGAGATTAAAAACGCTATTTGTTTTGCTTGTGATGAATTAATAGCTGGAAAATATAAAGACCAATTCGTTGTAGATATGATACAAGGTGGTGCAGGAACTTCTACAAATATGAATGCAAATGAAGTTATAGCAAATATTGCTTTAGAAAAATTAGGGCATAAAAAAGGTGAGTATGAGTATTGCCATCCAAATGACCATGTGAATTTATCTCAAAGCACAAATGATGCTTATCCAACATCTTTAAGAGTTGCTTTATATGATTATTTAAGCGATTTAATGAAAGCTATGAATTATTTAAAAGCAGCTTATGAAAGAAAAGCAATTGAGTTTAAAGATATTATAAAAATGGGAAGAACCCAGCTTCAAGACGCAGTTCCGATGACTTTAGGAAGAGAATTTAAAACTTTTGCTGTAATGCTTGGCGAAGATATACAAAGAGTTAGCGAAGCAAGAAGCTTAATTTTAGAAATTAACTTGGGTGCAACTGCTATTGGAACAGGAATTAATTCTCATCCTGATTATCCACCAATCGTTGCAAAACACCTTCAATACATAACAGGTGCAAATTTTGTAATAGCAGATGATTTAATAGAAGCTACACAAGATACAGGAGCTTTCGTTCAAATTAGTGGAGTTTTAAAAAGAGTTGCAACAAAATTAAGTAAAGTTTGCAATGATTTAAGATTACTTTCTAGTGGTCCAAAATGTGGCTTAAATGAAATTAACTTACCAAAAATGCAACCAGGCTCATCAATTATGCCAGGTAAGGTAAATCCAGTTATCCCTGAAGTAGTAAATCAAGTGTGTTATTATGTAATTGGTGCTGATGTTAGTGTTACTTTAGCTTGTGAAGGCGGACAATTACAATTAAATGTATTTGAACCACTTGCAGCATATAGTTTATTAAATAGTATTTGTATGCTTGAGCGTTCTATGAAGACTTTAGCTGATAAATGTATAGATGGTATCACAGCAAATAAACAAATATGCGAAGATTTTGTGATGAATAGTATAGGAATTGTAACTGCACTAAATCCTTATATAGGTTATGAAAATAGTGCAAGTATTGCAAAAGTTGCATTGCAAACGGGTGCAAGAGTTTATGATTTAGTTTTAGAGCGTAAATTAATGGATAAAGAAAAGCTTGATAAGATTTTAAGTCCTGAGTTTATGTTAAAGCCACATATGGGAGAAATTAAATAATATTTTGAAATAGAAATTCGGAATTGGGAAAAAGGGGTGGAAATATCGGTATTTAGGTGCTTTTAAGCTAAAACACAAAATTCGCTCACATTAAAAAAATAAACGCTTTAAAAACTTTCAAAAATGCTTATCTTGTTTCATAAAAAATAGTTGGCAAGTTAAAAACTTGCCTTGTATAAAAAAGGATAAAAGATGATTTGGTATTTAATAAAATTTGAAGTTGCTTTAATGGTTTTAATGTGTTTAACACTTATAATCTTAGATAAATATGCATCAAAAGAAAATCAACTATCTAAAAATAAAATTAAGGTTTATATTTTGTGTGTTGTAGGACTAATTTATCTTATAAAATGTGTTTAAAGGACAAATAATGAAAATTATTGATACTTGGATATTAGTGGCTATGGTTTTAATATGTTTTTGTGTTGTTGTTTTGACTTACGAAGACTATAAAAAAGCCTTAGCTAGTGGTAATGAAAGAAGGATTGATAAAGACAGAAAAGATTTAAAAGAAGCAATAGCTATATTATTTGTAGCGATAGTTTGCTTTATTTTAGGGTTTTTGTTTTTTTGATAGGTGCTTGGCAAAGGCTAGAAACTTGTTGTTTAAAAAAAATAAGGATAGAAAATGGTAAAGGTAAAGTTAAAGTTTAAAACTGATGAAGAAGAATTAAAAAAATTGGCAAGTGAATATAATTTAGCAGATAAAAAAGCGTTAAAAGCTATAGAGATTTATTGCTTGATAGAAAAATTACTTCCTAATGAGTTTGTTGTAGAAGGTAAAGGAATTTTTGGGATTAATAATACAATACTAACATTGCAAGATGAAATAAAGTTCGTAGAATTAATGGCTGTAGATCTTCATAATGCGTTTAATGTATTTATGAGTGATGAACTTATAAAAAGATTTGAACAAGAAGAAAGCTTTTATAAGTATTTTGAAGCTAAAAATATGCTAGGAGAATTTTCTACAAGGCAAATAGCTATGATATTTTGTATGTGTTTTTATAGATTTTATTCTTATTTAATAGTAAGGCGTGAAAATAAGTCAACTAATATTCGTAATTTGAATGAGATAGTTGATAATGATTTAGGTTTTGGTAGATTTGATTTGGGTCTTGTATTTGAAGAACTTAATATAGAACGAGAAAATGAAAGAAGAAGTCATCACAGATATTATGAAGTAGTACAAAATAAAGAATTATACTACAGCACGATTTGTAAGCTGATATTTAAAAGGATTTTTTGTGAAATTGAAAAAACGCAAGAAAAACAGCAAATTGTAAATGAAAATAATACTGATATAATACGAGAATCACTACTTAAAGGTTTTTTTTAAAGGAGCGTTAATGGATATAGTAATTATGTATTTATTAGGTGGATTAGGTTATCTTTATGCTGCTTTTAGATGTCGTAAGGATAAGATAGATTTTTTAGTTTTACTTATATTTGCGATATTTTTTATCGCTGCAGGAATTAAAGAAATATTAGCTGCTTATTGATTAGTTTTGAACCACCGAGTTTTTCTCGGTGGTTGCTTATTTTGTAATTCTCCCCTTTATTTTAATGTTTTTTAAAAATCACAAAGGGGCGATTATTGTTTAAATTATTTAAAGGAAAAAGTATGAGAATAGAAGAATTGATAAAGAAATTAGTTGCATTACAAAATGCTTATGGAAACTACAAAGTGTTTTTAAAAGAAAACGAGAATAGTATAAGAATAATAGAAGATATTGTGCTTGAAGAAGCAATACTAATGATTGATGATGAAAAAGTAGGAAATCATAATTATTTCCTAATTGGCTGAAAGGGTAAAAATGAAAGATTTTCAAATGATTTTGGAATTAAAAGAATTATTAATTAAAACATTTCAAGGTAGTAAAGATATATTTCCTACAAGACCATATGACACTATCATTGTTGCAGGACTTATTAGGGTTTATAAATCTAAAACAAGGGCAAAAACATTAAATATCTTTTTAAAACATTGGATAAAGACTTCACTAGATGATTTATATAAAGATAATTTTAAAGTTGTATTACAAAATCATAAAGGTTTTATATGCTTTAAAGAAGTAGCCTTGCATTGTATGAATGAAACTAAAAGGATAAAAGATGTTTCCAAATAGAGATTACGAAAATATAGAAAAATTTATTAAGGATTTAGAAGAAGCAGGAGCTGATGGCTTTTTCTTCAGCCATATAGATGAAATAGTGTGTCACAAGATAAAACAGGATATTTATTTTAGTTATTTATCTAATATTTTAAATATTAAAAGCTATACCCCTATGAATATCAAACTAGCCTACAGAAAGCTTGAAGAAAGCAAAAGGCAAGAAGTATTTAGCGGACTTATTGCTTATTTAAAATCTACTTATTTAGATTTTAAAAGAGAAAAAATCCAATTGATAAGTAAAAAACAACTAAAAGAAGTTATTGAGTATTGGGAAAAAATAGGGAAAGTTTATGGATATGACTATGCTGACCCAAGACTTTTAAAATCAGGTAAAGATAATTACTTTTTTGAAAATGAAGTAATAAAGCGTATTTTAAGAACAGATTGTTTGCAATTGAGATTTTTATTAGATTATACAAATAGAGATAGAACAAGGGTTGAATTTTTAGAAAATTATTGGGTAAGGCATATTAAAGAGAATGAAACGCCTTATGAATTAGTCGTTAGAGTAATAGAAGAAATCAACCAAATAAACAAGTATTTTGAATTTGTTTGGGATAAGGATGAGTGATGAGAGAATTAAAAGATTTAAAAGATTGGTGGATAGAACATTATAAAAAGCAAATTGATGAGCTAAAAAAGATTAGAAAAAACAAATTATATAGCCAAAAAGAAAAAGAAGTTTCTTCTATAGGAGCTGAATTTAATGCGTATGAAGGTTGGTTTTATTTTGATATTGGAGCTAAGTTTAAACTAATACCTTTACAAAACGACCTATACCATAAAATAAATAGCTTAGATAGTAAAATTAGAAAAGAGTTTGCTTATGAGTTCATAACAAAAGTCTTAAATGGCTATATTTTAAGTGGCATTGTAGAACCGATGAGTAAAGAGCTAGTTGACCCATTTGAATGGAGCTTTTGTTTTGGCTATATTGATAAAAAAGAGCCACAATGTATTAACTTTTTAGACTTTTATGGTGTAAATGATGCAGAG
This is a stretch of genomic DNA from Campylobacter sp. RM12651. It encodes these proteins:
- a CDS encoding TerC family protein, producing MFEWIFTSEGILSFVTLVLLEIVLGIDNIIFLTILVSKLPKHLQNKGRILGLGFAMLTRIALLFSIFWLVKLTKPLFNILGQDFSGRDIVLIGGGIFLIIKSIKELISMQKNEHSDNSNFKASSNFFVVIIEIALIDIIFSLDSVITAVGIADELSIMILAVIIAMMFMMIASKWIGDLVEKFQELKTLALTFLVLVGGVLIVEGLNIHINKAYIYTALAFSIVNTTLNILQKKAKDEE
- the aspA gene encoding aspartate ammonia-lyase; the protein is MRLEHDFLGELEIADDIYYGVQTLRAVQNFDISGKRLKDFPRLIISFAKVKKAAALANYELGLINEEIKNAICFACDELIAGKYKDQFVVDMIQGGAGTSTNMNANEVIANIALEKLGHKKGEYEYCHPNDHVNLSQSTNDAYPTSLRVALYDYLSDLMKAMNYLKAAYERKAIEFKDIIKMGRTQLQDAVPMTLGREFKTFAVMLGEDIQRVSEARSLILEINLGATAIGTGINSHPDYPPIVAKHLQYITGANFVIADDLIEATQDTGAFVQISGVLKRVATKLSKVCNDLRLLSSGPKCGLNEINLPKMQPGSSIMPGKVNPVIPEVVNQVCYYVIGADVSVTLACEGGQLQLNVFEPLAAYSLLNSICMLERSMKTLADKCIDGITANKQICEDFVMNSIGIVTALNPYIGYENSASIAKVALQTGARVYDLVLERKLMDKEKLDKILSPEFMLKPHMGEIK